The Theileria parva strain Muguga chromosome 1, complete sequence, whole genome shotgun sequence DNA window caggaaaaaatcatcatttatttattttacaaaaaggattttaaattatcaacatttttaatattttacattattttcattttattcCTACACTCTTCATCACCGTCCCATTACACTATAAACAGAATAGATACttgatatatatttttattcaacaCATTCAAGCAATAGTATACTTTAATTTATCCGTAAATCgtaataaattaagatAAAATGTGTTCAATCTCGTGAATAGTTAGATCCATAAATAGAAGGAAACATGgatgtaaaaaattgatttgaaaaattgcGATTTAATCTTCGTCGGAGGTGTCATCTAGTGAAGTGAGAAGTAGAGAGGATGAGGGAACCAGATTGGCATTTTCGAGTGTTACATTTCTATCAGAGAGTGTGGTTGATGGGTAAGGAATAGAGAGGTTGAAGTTATAGGGGATTTTAtagtttttattttcaaggAATTGGGAGGCTTCAACCCATTCGTAGATTTTTTCTACCTTGTCGTTTTTGGCGAATTCGCCCTCAATTCTATTCCCATTTGGTAATCTGACTCGTATCTTAACTTCCTTACGCTCAAATTTGTCAAACACATTTGTATACACTTTTGCAAGTTCTTTTCTGTGctctaaaattttttccCTTTCCTCTTTCTTCTGCCTTTTGATTAGCTCCTGGGTCCTTCTCCGCTGCGCCTCGTCTCTCCTCTTTATATCTCGTTCTTTGAACTTCACTGAATCGATTTCAACTGCCCGTCTGAATTCTTCATCCTGTTCTCTGATAACTTCTCGAGAACTCTCGGCTCTTTCTGGCGGTGGCTGGTACTCCACTGAGCCCAGAAGCATCGAAACAAGTGCATCATGTTCCACACTCCCCTCAAGTCTGTTTACCACTGTACACCGATTCAAACCTTGGAATGAAAGTACTGAAAGATGGGGTACTGTCATACAGTTTACCAAATCCATCATCTTCCTCATGCTCGCACCCTTATAATATTccatataaaatatataattcGTATCCtgaatatttttcaatacccttattattatatatagtattaattaCACGGTATAGtacaatagtattataggAATAGTTACGGGTATATAACTGGAGTAAATAGAGTAAGGAGATACAATGACTTCGATAATGAGTTGGTTGGTGAAAAGATTACGGCAAACGTGATCATTAAATTCTGAATGAATATATAGTACAATCATCTTCCCGGAATGTAATGAAACTCTTCTAGCCTATATATGATTATACTcggtatataataatataataactatatCCGatataataactatatattattataagtTGAATATAAGTAATAGTAGTGAGTAACTTCTTCAAAACTTCCGAGGAATATTTTAGGGTGTATTGAGCCATATTTCGACTCGTATTCTTCAATTAAGTGAGTTGGTGTGAGGGTTAGGAGGGACGACACCCTTCTGAACATTGCCAAAAGGGCTTCATAAATCGGCACCAGCACAAAGTTTATGAAATTCGAAAATATATCATACAAAAACATCTCAATTCATCACATTACACTAATTCATCACTTTTCCTAACTTTGACACTAACCCATCAATTTGACACCAAATCATAagtttaacattaaatCATAAGTTTAATACTAATTCATCAAGAAGAAGGTAACTCCATGTGGAAACGACATGAATCGAAATGACTGGAAAACTCTGAAAAAATGgtcaaaaataataaattattgcaaaatgattaaaaataagaaagaattataaaaaaatttgaaaaataaagcTCAATTTAAAAgtggtaaaaattattcagaAGCGAAAAATTGGAAGTGTcataaaaaataagaaaGGATTAAAAGGTGTTAACAAAGGGTTAAAGGGGAgaaattgataataaaaaggGATGGGAAAGGTGTAATTTAAGTATGGATAGGGAGTTAAAAGGTAAAAATTAGCGATAAgtggttaaatttaatgagtAACGAAATAAATTGTAGTGTAGGAATCTTCGAGAactttttttaaaattttaattacttttatcaaattttaaaattttgttattttaatttttagaaatgGGTttttagtgtgtaatattttgttatttgggttttaacacattttcacAGGCCTTATTTCTGAATTTTGTTTTAGAGTTTAAACTTTTCCAAAACGCTGGATTCCTCACTTAATAAAGtgtgttttaattttaatttttaacatttgttACTATTCGTTCATGACTTTCCCTTTTCAGTTTTGGGAATGGTTCACTACTTTCTGTCGTCACCTGCCTAGGAATTTTCACTTCATTTTTTCTCCTACCCACtttaattcattaaattaactatttttttaattagttttacTCTCCATCTATTCACGTGTCCAGTTAGCGCCCTTGTTGTTTCGTGTGTATTtctaaatgtgtagaaccatcacaaattttaatattaagtcttttggaaaattatattataaaattataatataataattataaattataatactatattatatgaCGATAATCACAGATTATCTGGGAATTCTGTGAAATAGTAGCCAGTAACCCAAAAACGCTCTAAACTATGAAAATAAAGTGAAAGAGTAAAGATCAAGACGAAAATCCAAATGGACGAAGAagaattttatgaaaatcTAAAGAATTTTCATGGTCCTGAGAAGTATTTGGAGTTGTCTCAAACTAACCTATTTGGAGCCAAGCTTGACTTGTTCCGTTTCTACAAATGTATTAGACGTTTTGGAAACTTAACTGAGTCTATGATCATCACACATTGGAGGGAGATCTGTTCCGAGATCGGTGTTTTAAACCCATCTGACTCCGTACCACCCGACGAGGCTCAAAAGGCCTCTCGTTACTTTTGTGATCTTTTTTTCAACTTCAATTATCCAAACTACTCTGCCACTCATGTAACCAAATATGATGAAGCCACCAATTCATCCTCTTCATCTGAATATATCAATACAATTTCTAATAGGTAACTCTTATGCCATATAccttttattattatattacgctttagtatattatatacagtGTTGGTATGGTGTGTGTAGGTATATAGCATATGTACAGTAGTATGAGTATTAGCATAGAAatcataatattttagtgATGATGAGAATGGAATATCATATAAAAATGTCGTTTGGATGGCCAATCATTTTCTAAACCAACAAAAAAGCAGCATCCATCACACTACTGGCACTCCTAATACTCACAGTACTGACACTAATACCACTGCCCATACTACTCCAAACACCAAGAATACTGACACTAATAGTACTCCAAACACCCataacactgttaacacATTCCATAATACCACCAACACACTtgatagtaataatagtgttaacagCGTTGACATTAACCCTGTAAACAGCGTAAGTGATGAACAATGGAAACTGTCAAtatatgaaaataatgCTCCATTAACATATGAATCTCAAACTAAAGTGGGTAAtgagtatagtatagtggAGGAATCAAACGACAGTGAGAGTGAGGAAGATGAGGATTTGGTGTATGACATAATATATGAATTATcaaagtatataattggTAGAATAGAATTAGAGTATAGTCTTAAGATACTCTTGAAAACTCTAATAATAAGTAATTTGCCAGATATTCCCAACCTCATTAGTACTCTGTCACTCATCAACTTCCAGTACACTAGCGAACTCACTAAATCACAACAAACTGAGTcaaacataaaaattatcatcacagtaaataatatactaatattgATAGTGAGAAATTCGTTCATTAACTACGAAGATTCGTCAACAGGTGATACTATTGATAACGGAAtcaatgataaattaacactatatGACCAGGCCACAGTTTGTCTAAACTCGTTGCAACACTCTACTATTACTCTTTTTAAGCTATTCACCAGTAATAAGAATCGGGTTAATGTTTTGGATATGTATTCCGAAAGTGATATTTTGAGATTGTCAGATACATTGAACAGTATATTacttttgataaaatatttaataatcaTCTCAACATCTCAATGGCAATTTGATCTATTACACCTCTTCATTAATCAAGTCTTATCATCTCTcatcaataatattaatagtagtGGTGCGGGTAGTGCAGTGATTGGCACATGTAACACAGTTGGTAATACTAGTGATGGTGCAACGGAAGTGGTAAATGAGCATGTATTGGAAAGTCTACAAGTGTTTATGAAAGGGTGCAATGAGTTGTGTAAGAAGTTGAAGAGTAAATTTTCCCTAAAGACAATAGTGGATTTGTACACCTTGTCAGTTCGGATCCTCAAGTCTGAGGCTCTTTCTAACTCACTGAAGAAGGAAATTTTTGAACTTTTACTCACAATTCACACTTACTTTCACTTCTCAAATCATCACATGCATAATAACATACAATTTGTCCTACAATGTTTCATACACAACCTCGTCAACCCCACCCATACCACTGTTAACACTGGCAGTGCAGTTAACAGTAGTAACAGTGCTAACACTAGTAATTGTGTTAATAGTAGTAATGGTGTTAAGAGTGATAATCGAGTGTCTGGGGACAACTATGATTCCATTTTTAAGAGAAGAAAAAGGAGTAGAGATGAGAATATGAAATGTGTTTTCAATAACCCAGATAATACCAATACCACCACTAATGCTAGCAATAACACGAGTAATCATACTAACACTGGCGCCACTAATATCAGTACAAACCGTGATGGAATGGATAACAAAGCTGATGTTAACGTCAATATGGAATGCTCAGTAAAAAGTGAGGAAAATGATGGAAATACTCCTGAAGGCGATGACTCTGTAGTGGGTACTATTGGAAATAATTCGTCTGATGCGAATGGAAAAAAGTCGGTTGATGTGGGTGAGGGTAATTGTGTGGAGAATAATGAAGGTGTTCGGGAAAATGAACAACTTACATTAGAAGAttcaatttcatttttacaattttattataaaactGTTTTTGGCATATTCGCCAATCAATCTGCGACATTACCAATACTAGATAATACTAAcgataatgataataataaggctaataataccaataaggataaagataaaatgAATGATGTGGATGTGGATGAGAATGAAATGAATGAgataatatgtaaatgtATAGAGAAGTTGTTGGAATATTCATTTTGTTCCGAAATGCTGGAGAAGAATTACGAAAAATTGCTGGAATGCGCTTTTAAAGAGCATTCAAAGTCACTGTGGAGCTTAATTCACAAGTTATTGTCCAAATGTAGTCACTTTACACTCAACTGCAGCAATACCAACTATcacattacacattttaaacaaattctCTAATCTCTTAAAATCTATACCCTATTTCCCAAATacctaataataatactatagtgtatattatctaattaactaattaactcaAAATACATCTGAAATTGTATTAATGGCAAATGATATTGTAATGTAGTAATAGAATGAACAGATTAAAGATCGGGATTATTCCATGGTGAAGTGGGTGAGATTTCGAAATTGTCAATAGAGACGAGTGAGCCATAGTGCCAGATTCCATGTACAATATGTCCACAGCCAAGCGTAAGAGTCCCATAACCTTCCTTCTTTCCATTGACAAACCCGCCCCGATAAGTTGAAGCATCCTGCTTACAAAAAAATGTGCCAGTTCCATGCCTCTTATCCATTACCCAATCACCtaatcatatttttaacactattatcATATTATGTTTAGTTGTGTTGTTATTGTTGGTCTTAGTATGCGtagtattaaatatattattatcgGTGTAGAATGAAATAGATATATAGGTAGTATGACAAACCTTCATAGCGATTACCGTTGGAATATTCGTAAATTCCATTGCCATTTGCATGGTCATCTTCCCAATTAcctattaaaaatattaaccaGTTATTAATAGATAGGGTTTaaagtaatagtatataattattttaaaaggTAATACAAAGCTCCACGGAGGGCataaataactgagtaactAGTCTCTGAGGGAGTAGTAGGCACGGTAATGTAATACCTCTAAAGCGATCTCCATTAACGTATATAATTTCACCAGGGCCGTGTTTTCTACCATTAACCCATTCAccattatatttatcattgGTGgcataaaataatataccGGAACCATGGCACTTGTCATTCTGCCAAAACCCCTCATATTTCTCACCATTGGCATAACTCAATATTCCAAATCTATAGACATATTTAGAATTATCCACaattatacataaataatatagAACTGGCTTAAGCAAGTGTTAATagtggtaaaaaatacccCTGTTTAGTGTCTTCAACCCATTCACCCTCATATTTGTTACCATCAGCATAAACATATTTCCCAGTGCCGTGCATCTTTCCATTATACCAATCACCTACGCATTTTACATCCcagttaaattattaaattattaactatataataactaagtatacTAATGTAAGATCGTAATAATAGGCAACTTTTTAAATAGCATAATAACTGTAAGACTAGGTAAGTTGTGTTGGGAATCaattatgtgtaaaacaATACCATCGTAATAACTTCCATCGGCATATTTGTACATTCCTTTTCCATTCATAATATTGTCGACCCAATCTCCTTCATACTTTTCGCAAGGGTTTCCAAGTTTGTCAACGTAAGTTATAGTTCCCTTTCCATGACGTTTGTCTTGCCTCCACTGGCCGACGTAAACGTCACCTTCACTGTACTGGTAAGTACCGTGGCCATGCATTGCACCCTCTAACCAGTCGCCCTCATATACATCACCATTTGCATACTTCAAGGTTCCATATCCATTTATACGTCCATTCTCCCAGTTACCTATGATCATTATAAGTTTATTCGgctatactatatactgggatataaaattagttacaataaatagtaaatataaaaactGATTATggctaaaataattgtaagACTAAGTATCCAAGTTGTTATAGGTAAGAATTGGTCGGTTGTAACTGTGTGATACCTTCATAATAGTTTCCGGATGAGAAATAAGCAATCCCGTGaccatttattttatcattgaGCCATTCGCCTTCATAAACTGAGCCGTCTGCGTAGTAAAATTTACCGCGTCCTTCACGCTTCCCGAGAACAAAGTCACCTTCATAACGTTCAAAATCGTTGTAGTAAAACGTTCCAGAACCGTGAAATAACCCGTCAAAAACCTGTCCAGCGTAAGTGTTCTTAGCCGAAGATGTACTCTGATCACTCACAAAGGTGATATCACTCGCTTTAGATTTTACCGATGCCATACTCTAACACtctttttacacacttttaaaTATACCGTACCCTTAAAACAGTCAATTAGTGGTTAGTTACACTAAATCAGTAGTTGGTTAGggtttaatttatcctttataattgttattttggATGTATTTATATCtaatttacatataaaTAGATGATGTTttcttaaatttgtatttaattttggGGTAATTAAACACTTGGAGATATTAGAAAATATCGgatatttattaaaaattaaatattatgtaaaaaACTAAAGTAAAAAGGATCAAGGGGAAAGAATCTAAGAATTgaaattggtaaaaaattaaagtttaCACATGTGTACAAAATTTCCAAATTCGTAGAAAATTTATGGAATCTGAAATGAACTTCTTTTTAGGGCTTTAagattttgtttaaattttaaaaaatattaaaaaatcattaaataaAAGAATTATAAATTGAGTTGGGCCCATTGACTAAATTTCATgtttttcataatttttacattttttacatagGTATTTatgtaatagtataatttttgaataagtattaatgaaattgaGTGAGAGTGAGAggatatttataaaatctaTTTTCAATTCCTTGCAAGTCAATCGCAAATTGTTTTGTAATTACTTAAAAAACTACtcaaatcaaaattttaatttcaagtatcttattttatctatttataaatactattaattattgcTAAACTAGCTTTATAATGtgtgttaattattgtatAGAGATTTGGAATCTGAAAATGAGGTAAAAACTCATTTatgattaaattaatatttaatagaaAATGATAAGTTTAATGGATGAAATTCTTATGGAATCGGTAAAATTTGCcattttgaatttttttAGGTAAATGACTTGGTTAAGATAAAGCCTTTTCTAAATAGACTTGATGTGTATTCAACTGACGATAAAATTACACTCAAGGACATGTACAACAATTGGAAAAATGACATTGTTCTAAGGATAATTATACTTAAACATTTGGTAactcattaaattatttattaagaTAAAATGTTTGTttacttaaaatattcatttaataaaatattgatttttttaGAAACGGTTCGATTCAGTTGATTTACAACGAGCCCTCTTCATCACTTTAGACTCTCCGtacattaatatttaatttaatccCCCTCAAAAAAATCAACTTTTATACTACAATTAGTGTGAATTATTGCTGGGTGATGTTGCTGAGTAATTGTGTAGTGTTAATCCTGGTTCTTGATTTTATATCTTTACCAGGTAGCCcagttaattttttattcttcaGCTCCTCTCTTCTCTTCTTATTAGTTTCTCTCatctttttatttaacatttccACTTCTTGTGCACTCATTTTACCGCTTTTAACCAACCTCTTCATCTTACTCTTGAATTTTCGTTTCTTTCTATTACGATTTGTACTCACACTTATCAAATTGCTATCAACCTTTTTATTTGTGTTGGTGTTGTTTTCGGATATTATAACGTTGATTGGAGTTTCAACAGATATGGTAGAGACATTGTTAGTGGTAATTTTAGGTATCTTAGGTACAAAGGAGCAATTTGACAGTGAGTCCAGTTTATACATCAACTTACTGAACATCTGTGTTAATAGTTGTTTCTGAGCGtctaatttactattatttgAGGAGAACAGTTGTTTATATTTGTCTTCATATATTTCACCAAGTCCTCTTTTATCCTTTGAAAAGTCTAACTCCTCAGCAGGATCAGGTTTAGACTCTTCTATGGGATGAAAATCACGTTTATACTCtatattatcaaatattcCACTCTTTATCCTCtccattattattatttccaCTCCAACGTTATTATCAGTAGTGGCAGTACTGTTATCGGCATCATCAGTGGTCTCAGTAGTATTTTGTAACGTGGAGTTGTAATAGGGTAATTGTAAATCTAGTGATAGTAATGAGTTTCTAGGCCGAGAATAACCCCAAGCCTCACCCATCATTGACCAATCCTTCTCCTTCACCAATTCCTCCTCTATCTTATCTATACTGTTTTTTTCTCTATTCACTCCATTAACTggatttttatcatttagtgaatttttatcaacatTTGGTGAATTATCATCATCATATAAAGTAGTTAAATCGATGTCATCTCTATATAcatcatcttcatcatcagTACCCTCAGTATCACCATCCATATCATCAGCATTGGTATTGATATTGGAATTGATATTATTTGTGGATGGGTTATCGAAAAAATCTGAGTACATCATATCACATGCTGGTGTTGAGTCGTCAGATTCTTCACCTAGTGAATCAAAGTAGTCGAATTCCTCATCCTCAATATAATCCTCATCTGCGAACCTCTCCATATCCTCAAACTTAAAGAATCCATCCTCGACATTATTTTCACTACCTTCCAAATGATTCACGTCATTGTTATCCAAAGTATTATCCAAACTTTTGGAATCATCATCACTATCTACAGTATCAAGAGGTGAGATAGGAGTGTTATCCACTGTATCATTGGCGTTGTCAATGTTATTGGTATTATTGGAGTCATTCGAGTGTTTACAAACGGTTAAGGTATTATTGAGTAAAATTTTGTcaattttatcactaaaatatgttacattTAAATCAAGATTCCCAGCAATAAATTGCCAAAGTTGCTGTAAATCTAAACTTTGGGCTGAGTTGACCAGTTTAGTGGCATGAGAATTTGAGTAGCCCTGAGAACGCCTAACTGCCGAGGATTTACGTGATCTTTTCTTGGCAGTCTCCTCAGCCAAGTactttttaaacaatttcaAACGAAGTAagtgaaataaatttaaatttaaattttttctGAGAAATTCATTTGAAACTGATAAATCAGTAAATAACAGCCAAGGAGACtcagttaaattattatcactCAAATCAACCATAacaatttacattaataacaaaaaaataataataaagaaataataaactgATTTGGTGGTGAAATATTGGAAGaagtataaaattggaATCCTGcaaatttacactattttatcAAGTTTCGGAatgaattataaaatttttacactaacTTTTACTACTACTTTTATGGGACTAATTTAAGTAGTTAGTGTAAAAGCAGGTGTAAATGGAGAGGAAGTGACACTTTATCATGTTTTTATGcttaatactgttaacactTTGTTTGAAATTTGTTTTCTTCACAGATTCGTTTATTttgtacaataaattattatttaattcgGCTCCAACGAGATTTGGGCCTTCCTTCAAACACACAAACTTAACTTTACAACTTTATAACACACCAGGTAATTCAAATTAAACCTTCTAACTCTTTTTAGTCAAAAAATCACTAAACAACCTTCATAACACAACTTTACATAATTCTACTGCtactgttaacactgttgaAAACCCGGTTATCACGAGCACACCGTTAATCAACAAAGTtgatactaataataatagtcTATTGGATGATTCATTAGAATTAAACAAGACTGAGGGATTATATACAGATTCAGAGcagtataaattattatcaaagtATTTTAGTGTTGAGGAGAGTGTGACCGAGAAGGAATACTTGCCTTTAAAGGATCGTTTTATTACTAAAGTTGAGGGTCCTGAGGTTTACTTTCCTGTTGAGTATACTTTGGAGTGTATTTCTGTAGTTCCTGAGCTTTTTCAAAGTAATTTTCTACTGAGGGGTGAGGATCATTGGTCAGAACTAATCCAAATCCGCTCGCTTTTTAGGCGTAAAACTGAGATTTTGAATCAAATTTCTAAGCTTACAGCCGAGAAATCGGATTCCTCAAAGACATTTTTCATCAAAAACTGTGTCAACTCACTTCTCAGAAGTGTAATTATTGGGGCcagaaataaaattagagAGTTGAAAAGTGAGTTAAACACTGTGGAACAGGAACTGACGGCCTTAAGATTAAAGCTTCCAAACCTTCTGCATCCAGAAGTTACAGATAATAACACAGTTTTAAAACCTGCAAAATACAGTAACAACGCTGTGTTAAAGAGTAAATTAGACCACGTTGATGTAATTAACAGGTTATGTCCAAGGTATATAGAACGTGCAGTAAGTATTAGCGGTAAGGGGTTTTCATCATATTGTACACCTTTAGCAACACTTTCCAGAGcattagttaattattttctgGATACTCTGACCAGGTTGTTTGATTATACTGAGGTGGTTGTACCATTAATTGTGACGAAATCAACTTTGGAATTAACTGGTCATTTGCCCTATTTTGAGGATAACTTGTATAAACTTGATGATAGTAATGTTTTTAATGGTGAAACTGGTTATTTAATACCGACTTCAGAGGTTTCATTATTAGGTTTATTCAAGGGCGGTAAATTTAAGGCTAACAGTTTGCCCAAATTTTTCACAGCGTATAGTGAATGTTTTAGGAAAGAAATACAAGATTACGGAGCTAACGCCAGAGGTTTAATAAGGCAGCATCAGTTCGGAAAAGTTGAACTACTTTGTTTTTGTCCACCAGATTCCTCAGAATACGCTCACTCACTGATGCTCAGTCACATTGAGTTTCTGCTAAATCAGTTAGAACTTCCATATCAACAGGTACTTCTAAGTGCTAAGGAAACTGGCCATACTTGTTCCAAAACTATCGACTGCGAAGTCCCTCTACCCTCAAAAAACTTCTTTCTCGAACTCTCGAGCTGCTCAAACACTAAAGACTTTCAAACCAACCCACTCAACATTACCACTGATACTCTTAACAGTATGCgacacaattatttatatagtcAAACCATtgtattagttatataacAACAACACTGAGTTATATAATGTGTGGTAGGAGTTCATAGTGTAAATGGATCAGGATTAGCAATTGGAAGAACAATAACGGCATTGTTGGAGTATAATACCATAAAAAGAGAAAACGGGTTAATACAAGTCAAGATACCAAAACCGTTACAACAATATCTTAATAACAGTACATTAATATTGGAAAATCCAGTTGAAACTATTTGAGATGTGGAAAATTAGAAGCTTAACCCGTAACTTTGTCAGGTATTACTCTACCAGTAATAAGTTATTACTGGATAAGGCTGATTCTGaggttaaaaatgagttGGAAAAGAGATTGCTCGAAGTTTTACCACAAAATTGGTACAAAGataaagttattaaaattcaaaaaatcatttcaaattcttttttaattttactcttcACTGGGGGGTTCCTAGCGAATTTTTTTGATGGTATCACTGTTACGATTCTTGCTCACGCGCACAGATCTTAGTTATTCGCCACTTATTTATCCTATTAGGCGGACTTAATTgataattaattagttatatagtcTTAAGTTAAATTAGGTACTAGTATAGCAATAGTTAACCCTAGCcgagtttaaatttttattagatAGGAATAAGGAATTATCAAGAATGATAATAACTTCGGAAATACACTTAATGAGTTCATATTTAGCATTTACTGTATCATACTCTGGCTATTCTTATACAGTTATTAGTGTAGTTATAGTAAACTCTGCTGTAAATTGGATAGTCTGGAATACAATCGGGATTACAGCATTATTTAAGCTGTGGAATTGTTCAAGTAAgctatataataatattaaaatgtgattAGAGAAGGTTTAATTGGATACCTCATTATAGACAAGGTGTTGCAATTTCCGGTGTATTAGCTTCAACTTTTGCTTCAAGTATTCCTTTACGGTGCTTGCCGCAGCGTCAATAATCTAAACTTACTTAGTTCTTTggttatttatactattaaccatatattaatagtgttatcaagagtttaaattatatacctatTTGAATAATTGGTATAGGCAATAGTGACGTATCCTCCAAAAGAGTATTAAGTATACTGTTGATGTCGTATTTGGGAATTTTGGGAAATGAATACCTCTTTGCGAAACTGAAATTATCACCTCAATGGTTCTTTTTACTCCTTAACtttatgttaaatttgtataatatacataatttttatttaggATGAAGTTGCATTCCAAGAAAAAGGCAATTTCCATCACAATGGGTATTATTCTACTGATTTCCCTCTTTTAACTAACCTAATATGATTTTAGgcatattattattactgaTGTGTGAATCACAAGTTATCAATGGGAAAACACCAGaactataaaattttcaatatttttactacattttaa harbors:
- the serS gene encoding Serine--tRNA ligase gives rise to the protein MFLCLILLTLCLKFVFFTDSFILYNKLLFNSAPTRFGPSFKHTNLTLQLYNTPVKKSLNNLHNTTLHNSTATVNTVENPVITSTPLINKVDTNNNSLLDDSLELNKTEGLYTDSEQYKLLSKYFSVEESVTEKEYLPLKDRFITKVEGPEVYFPVEYTLECISVVPELFQSNFLLRGEDHWSELIQIRSLFRRKTEILNQISKLTAEKSDSSKTFFIKNCVNSLLRSVIIGARNKIRELKSELNTVEQELTALRLKLPNLLHPEVTDNNTVLKPAKYSNNAVLKSKLDHVDVINRLCPRYIERAVSISGKGFSSYCTPLATLSRALVNYFLDTLTRLFDYTEVVVPLIVTKSTLELTGHLPYFEDNLYKLDDSNVFNGETGYLIPTSEVSLLGLFKGGKFKANSLPKFFTAYSECFRKEIQDYGANARGLIRQHQFGKVELLCFCPPDSSEYAHSLMLSHIEFLLNQLELPYQQVLLSAKETGHTCSKTIDCEVPLPSKNFFLELSSCSNTKDFQTNPLNITTDTLNRVHSVNGSGLAIGRTITALLEYNTIKRENGLIQVKIPKPLQQYLNNSTLILENPVETI
- a CDS encoding putative integral membrane protein; the protein is MWKIRSLTRNFVRYYSTSNKLLLDKADSEVKNELEKRLLEVLPQNWYKDKVIKIQKIISNSFLILLFTGGFLANFFDDRNKELSRMIITSEIHLMSSYLAFTSGIQSGLQHYLSCGIVQRRFNWIPHYRQGVAISGVLASTFASSNSDVSSKRVLSILLMSYLGILGNEYLFAKLKLSPQWMKLHSKKKAISITMGILLLLMCESQVINGKTPEL